In Janibacter alkaliphilus, the following proteins share a genomic window:
- a CDS encoding ABC transporter ATP-binding protein encodes MAVAGTTIEVRNLTKRFGGFTAVDDLSFHVAPGRITGFLGPNGAGKTTTLRMLLGLIGQTSGTATIGGQAYRDLSNPSGTVGAALEATNFHPGRSGRDHLRVIAAAAGLPDRRADELLELTGIPAAARKRAGAYSMGMRQRLGLAAALLGDPQVLILDEPANGLDPEGIRWLRGFLRSLADSGKTILISSHLLQEVETTVDDVVIIANGRLVREGSIEELHGTSRALVRTSDPESLAGALRVADVVARPQQDGTLLAETDDLRLVGDVALRAGLPIWQLQAKTADLEALFFELTEGSNRNLGGGAVDGAAARPEGASA; translated from the coding sequence ATGGCAGTGGCAGGCACGACCATCGAGGTCCGCAACCTCACCAAACGCTTCGGCGGCTTCACCGCCGTCGACGACCTCAGCTTCCACGTGGCGCCGGGCCGGATCACCGGCTTCCTCGGGCCCAACGGCGCCGGCAAGACGACCACGCTGCGGATGCTGCTCGGGCTCATCGGGCAGACCTCGGGGACGGCGACCATCGGTGGCCAGGCGTACCGCGACCTGAGCAACCCGTCAGGCACCGTCGGCGCGGCGCTGGAGGCGACCAACTTCCACCCCGGACGCAGCGGCCGGGACCACCTGCGGGTGATCGCGGCGGCCGCGGGCCTGCCCGACCGCCGGGCCGACGAGCTGCTCGAGCTCACCGGCATCCCGGCGGCCGCCCGCAAGCGTGCGGGCGCCTACTCCATGGGCATGCGCCAGCGGCTCGGGCTGGCCGCCGCGCTGCTGGGCGACCCGCAGGTGCTCATCCTCGACGAGCCGGCCAACGGCCTCGACCCCGAGGGGATCCGCTGGCTGCGGGGCTTCCTGCGCTCCCTGGCCGACAGCGGCAAGACCATCCTCATCTCCAGCCACCTGCTCCAGGAGGTGGAGACCACCGTCGACGACGTGGTGATCATCGCCAACGGTCGGCTGGTCCGCGAGGGCTCGATCGAGGAGCTGCACGGCACCTCGCGAGCCCTGGTGCGAACCTCCGACCCGGAGTCGCTGGCCGGTGCTCTGCGGGTGGCCGACGTCGTCGCCCGCCCCCAGCAGGACGGCACGCTGCTCGCCGAGACCGACGACCTGCGGCTCGTCGGTGACGTGGCCCTGCGCGCCGGCCTGCCGATCTGGCAGCTGCAGGCCAAGACCGCCGACCTCGAGGCGCTCTTCTTCGAGCTCACCGAGGGGTCCAACCGCAACCTCGGTGGTGGTGCCGTCGACGGCGCCGCCGCTCGTCCGGAAGGAGCCTCGGCATGA
- a CDS encoding hemolysin family protein, protein MTTGLLLLLAVVLTLGTAIFVAAEFSLVALDRPAVQRAVDEGDARARPVLGSLRRLSTLLSVCQVGITVTTLMLGYVANPAIGALISPLLESAGMPEGAAGGVASVLALVLATVFSMILGEMVPKTLAVSEPLGTAKLVATPMRVFGIIFKPFVVVLNGSANWFLHRIGVEPQEELSAARSPAELASLVRTSVEAGTLDSATARLVTRSLGFGDQTAADVMTPRNRATAIDRGGSAEELVALARRTGHSRFPVIDDDWDDVDGVVHVKRAIAVPHDRRADVPVSALMVDAEVVPETLRLDPLLIQLRDTGLQMAVVVDEYGGTAGVVTLEDLVEEIVGEVSDEHDLGQTTGRPLADGSWTVPGMWRPDEVRERLGAPVPEGSAYETVGGWVMAALGRVPEVGDEVPLEGWQVTVADMDTRRVDRLRFVPVGPPGTGLGPSSDAAGSGSTSVGPGEAS, encoded by the coding sequence ATGACCACTGGTCTCCTGCTCCTGCTCGCGGTGGTCCTCACCCTCGGCACCGCGATCTTTGTCGCCGCCGAGTTCTCCCTCGTCGCCCTGGACCGGCCGGCGGTGCAGCGGGCCGTGGACGAGGGCGACGCACGGGCCCGGCCCGTGCTGGGCTCGCTGCGCCGGCTCTCCACCCTGCTCTCGGTCTGCCAGGTCGGCATCACGGTCACCACCCTGATGCTCGGCTACGTCGCGAACCCGGCCATCGGTGCGCTGATCTCGCCGTTGCTGGAGTCGGCCGGGATGCCCGAGGGCGCTGCCGGGGGCGTGGCCTCGGTGCTGGCGCTCGTGCTGGCCACCGTCTTCTCGATGATCCTCGGGGAGATGGTGCCCAAGACCCTCGCCGTCTCCGAGCCGCTGGGCACCGCCAAGCTCGTGGCCACCCCGATGCGCGTCTTCGGGATCATCTTCAAGCCCTTCGTCGTCGTGCTCAACGGCTCGGCGAACTGGTTCCTGCACCGGATCGGGGTGGAGCCGCAGGAGGAGCTGTCCGCGGCCCGCAGCCCGGCCGAGCTGGCCAGCCTGGTGCGCACCTCGGTCGAGGCCGGGACGCTGGACAGCGCCACCGCCCGCCTGGTGACCCGCTCCCTGGGCTTCGGCGACCAGACCGCGGCCGACGTGATGACCCCGCGCAACCGGGCCACCGCCATCGACCGCGGCGGCAGCGCCGAGGAGCTGGTGGCGCTGGCCCGGCGGACCGGGCACTCCCGCTTCCCGGTGATCGACGACGACTGGGACGACGTCGACGGGGTGGTGCACGTCAAGCGGGCCATCGCCGTGCCGCACGATCGCCGGGCGGACGTGCCGGTCTCGGCGCTCATGGTGGACGCCGAGGTGGTCCCGGAGACGCTGCGGCTGGACCCGCTGCTCATCCAGCTGCGCGACACCGGGCTGCAGATGGCCGTCGTCGTCGACGAGTACGGCGGCACCGCCGGGGTGGTCACCCTCGAGGACCTCGTCGAGGAGATCGTCGGCGAGGTCTCCGACGAGCACGACCTCGGGCAGACCACCGGACGGCCGCTGGCCGACGGGTCGTGGACCGTGCCCGGGATGTGGCGACCCGACGAGGTGCGCGAGCGGCTCGGCGCACCGGTGCCCGAGGGGAGCGCCTACGAGACGGTCGGCGGCTGGGTGATGGCCGCCCTGGGCCGGGTGCCCGAGGTCGGCGACGAGGTGCCGCTGGAGGGCTGGCAGGTCACCGTCGCCGACATGGACACCCGCCGTGTCGACCGGCTGCGCTTCGTGCCGGTCGGCCCGCCGGGCACCGGCCTCGGCCCGTCCTCGGACGCGGCCGGGAGCGGGTCGACCTCCGTCGGGCCGGGGGAGGCGTCGTGA
- a CDS encoding CNNM domain-containing protein has product MTILLITVVLLLGNAFFVGAEFAAMSARRSQLEPLAEAGDKRAAVAVEALQHTGVLLATCQLGITLCSVLLGAVSEAALHHALHPVMEAVGVPHAMTDAASLVLAILIVVYLHVVVGEMIPKNLAIAGPERSARLLVPPLMMVGRIARPVITGMDRVSKAFVRGMGVDPKDEVSAAFTAEEVQHIVDESHREGLVESEQYGLVGAALEFSDKDAGDVAVRLDQLVTVPPEATPDDVERLVARHGYSRYPTCDDDGEITGYLHLKDVLYADDEDRAEPVPRKRVRRLASVRAGDEVEEVLATMQRTGAHLAQVTDADGEVLGVVFLEDVIEELVGEVADATQRERD; this is encoded by the coding sequence GTGACGATCCTGCTCATCACGGTGGTCCTGCTGCTCGGCAACGCCTTCTTCGTCGGTGCCGAGTTCGCCGCGATGTCCGCCCGGCGCAGCCAGCTGGAGCCGCTCGCCGAGGCGGGTGACAAGCGCGCCGCGGTGGCTGTCGAGGCGCTGCAGCACACCGGGGTCCTGCTGGCCACCTGCCAGCTCGGCATCACGCTGTGCTCGGTGCTGCTCGGCGCCGTGTCCGAGGCGGCGCTGCACCACGCGCTGCACCCGGTGATGGAGGCGGTCGGGGTGCCGCACGCGATGACCGACGCGGCCTCGCTGGTGCTGGCCATCCTCATCGTCGTCTACCTGCACGTCGTCGTCGGCGAGATGATCCCGAAGAACCTCGCGATCGCCGGACCGGAGCGCTCCGCCCGGCTGCTCGTGCCGCCGCTGATGATGGTCGGCCGGATCGCCCGGCCGGTGATCACCGGGATGGACCGGGTCTCCAAGGCCTTCGTGCGCGGCATGGGCGTCGACCCGAAGGACGAGGTGTCGGCCGCCTTCACCGCCGAGGAGGTCCAGCACATCGTCGACGAGTCGCACCGCGAGGGGCTCGTGGAGAGCGAGCAGTACGGCCTCGTCGGCGCCGCGCTGGAGTTCTCCGACAAGGACGCCGGCGACGTGGCGGTGCGGCTCGACCAGCTGGTCACCGTGCCCCCGGAGGCCACCCCGGACGACGTCGAGCGGCTCGTCGCCCGGCACGGCTACTCGCGGTACCCGACCTGCGACGACGACGGCGAGATCACCGGCTACCTGCACCTGAAGGACGTGCTCTACGCCGACGACGAGGACCGGGCCGAGCCGGTGCCGCGCAAGCGGGTGCGACGCCTGGCCAGCGTGCGGGCCGGGGACGAGGTCGAGGAGGTGCTGGCGACGATGCAGCGCACCGGCGCGCACCTGGCCCAGGTCACCGACGCCGACGGCGAGGTGCTCGGGGTGGTCTTCCTCGAGGACGTCATCGAGGAGCTCGTCGGCGAGGTCGCCGACGCCACCCAGCGCGAGCGGGACTGA